A genomic region of Leptospira bourretii contains the following coding sequences:
- a CDS encoding LA_2478/LA_2722/LA_4182 family protein translates to MKKISIFLLILTPLLITAQTLKDAKEFQALSKKMCAKTSECMKEKLKDLPADQRKMVESQFVNGNVCESRYKNYVVEGQKPANNQPTKKLTKQDLEDMKKCAKDMAAFSCADLEDGKVPESCEKFQEED, encoded by the coding sequence ATGAAAAAAATTTCCATTTTTTTACTAATACTTACCCCTCTCCTAATCACCGCACAAACATTAAAAGATGCGAAAGAATTCCAAGCACTCTCTAAAAAAATGTGTGCCAAAACTTCTGAGTGTATGAAAGAAAAGTTAAAAGATCTTCCTGCTGATCAAAGAAAGATGGTCGAATCTCAATTTGTGAATGGGAATGTCTGTGAATCTAGGTACAAAAATTACGTGGTAGAAGGCCAAAAACCGGCAAACAACCAACCCACAAAGAAACTCACTAAACAAGATTTGGAAGACATGAAAAAATGTGCCAAAGACATGGCTGCGTTTTCTTGTGCTGACTTAGAAGATGGAAAGGTCCCGGAATCTTGCGAAAAATTCCAAGAAGAAGATTAA